One genomic segment of Candidatus Eisenbacteria bacterium includes these proteins:
- a CDS encoding MFS transporter, with amino-acid sequence MNAGMREVRASWCLYDFANSAFATTILAVLFNEYFARSLAGGMAGTVILGNRIPGPTLYTFLLSFTLFLVALLAPTIGLRSDRSHRPILWLAGLAGAGIAATALLGLIKPGDLPLAFVIFPVAVLGFALSSVVYNALLPRISSPGAMGRLSGWGWGLGYLGGGLVLAIDLLLLKGVTLPNGKILQITVTQAFPLTAVWWAFFSLPLLLTAHKIPLRPVEGKSIRVRELLAGAWRSPQLRRFLLANLLYGDGIQTVVAMASIFAATILKWPPERLVLYFLVIQGAALFGSPLLGAWADRYSDRRILQFCLLVWIAIVVSTWRLGWTGQPGAEYWILGILGGFVLGPTQNLGRSLLGRATPPPVAGSVFSLFAISNRFAAIFGPLTYGLVVWLTGDLRLAVLSMVFFFMAGLWGLTGLKEARLEEELQILVKENRP; translated from the coding sequence ATGAACGCCGGGATGAGGGAAGTCAGGGCCTCATGGTGTCTCTATGATTTTGCGAACTCAGCCTTCGCGACGACCATTCTCGCTGTTCTTTTCAATGAATATTTCGCCCGCAGCCTGGCCGGAGGGATGGCAGGGACGGTCATTCTGGGAAACCGGATACCGGGCCCCACGCTTTATACCTTTCTGCTCTCCTTCACACTGTTCCTTGTCGCCCTCTTGGCGCCCACCATCGGCCTGCGATCTGATCGTTCTCACCGGCCCATCCTATGGCTTGCCGGCCTCGCCGGCGCCGGGATCGCGGCCACCGCCTTGCTGGGACTGATCAAGCCGGGAGATCTGCCCCTGGCCTTCGTCATATTTCCCGTGGCGGTCCTGGGATTCGCCCTCAGCAGCGTGGTCTACAACGCCCTGCTACCGCGTATCAGCTCACCCGGCGCGATGGGGCGGCTCTCGGGCTGGGGATGGGGTCTGGGTTACCTTGGAGGCGGTCTAGTCCTCGCCATCGATCTTTTGCTCTTGAAGGGTGTCACCCTGCCCAATGGTAAAATCCTTCAGATCACGGTAACGCAGGCTTTTCCACTAACCGCCGTCTGGTGGGCTTTCTTTAGCCTCCCCCTCCTTTTGACGGCCCATAAAATCCCTCTGCGGCCCGTGGAGGGGAAGTCTATCCGGGTGAGAGAATTGTTGGCAGGGGCCTGGCGTTCACCTCAACTCCGCCGCTTTCTCCTGGCCAACCTCTTGTATGGGGACGGCATTCAAACGGTGGTGGCCATGGCCTCCATTTTTGCCGCGACAATTTTAAAGTGGCCCCCTGAAAGATTGGTGCTCTACTTTCTGGTCATTCAGGGAGCGGCCCTCTTCGGCTCTCCCCTTTTAGGCGCCTGGGCGGATCGTTACAGTGACCGACGGATATTGCAGTTCTGCCTGTTGGTTTGGATCGCCATTGTTGTGTCAACCTGGCGGCTGGGATGGACAGGACAACCGGGCGCTGAATATTGGATCCTGGGTATTCTCGGCGGATTTGTTCTCGGTCCGACACAAAACCTTGGGCGCTCTCTCCTCGGGCGCGCCACGCCACCGCCGGTCGCGGGATCCGTCTTTTCACTCTTCGCGATCAGCAATCGCTTTGCCGCGATTTTCGGCCCCCTCACCTATGGGCTTGTTGTCTGGCTGACCGGCGACTTGCGTTTGGCCGTACTGAGTATGGTCTTCTTTTTTATGGCCGGCCTGTGGGGACTCACCGGTCTCAAAGAAGCGCGGCTCGAGGAAGAACTCCAGATCCTGGTAAAAGAAAACCGGCCCTGA
- a CDS encoding Na+/H+ antiporter NhaC family protein, with protein sequence MRGTPLPSWRWLSAGGILIVLFLLPQLSRLPAAQAEFHNGWDRIAPRLVLGRVPTQFVFSPPPDKQRAGAGGEYRLLIQRGGETVKELPLEASDEGYTTPEFQIGGWGHCEAVIVDAAGSPLAAIGFTLWPGLITLLPPFIAIAMALITRQVLVSLLLGIWVGAVFINGPDIFAGSLRAIDTTIVGAIANSDHVKVLLFTLFLGGMVGVMSRSGGTLGIVQRLARRATTPRRGALAAWFLGLLIFFDDYANTIIIGPTLRPITDRLKLSREKLAYLVDATAAPVASIALISTWIGTEVGLIGDALHDVGSEMDAYKVFLETLPYRFYPILALVLGFLVAATGRDWGPMLKAEIRARTGQVLRPGAQPLADFESDALRPKKEVAPRPINALLPILAVVAATLIGLWYTGSPAAGSPSLADFFHHPQPHRLVGDIFGAADSYSALLWASALGGILALVLAWGQRILDLGEGISAWVGGLRGMLLAAIILVLAWSLGDICREIGTSPYLVGLLSEHLNPHFLPLLIFIVASLVSFATGTSWGTMAILIPVTIPLAIETCRYHGFDPGPAHRILLGSLSSILAGAVFGDHCSPISDTTVLSSLATSCDHVDHVRTQLPYALLAGFTGIVLGDLPSAFGMSPWWSLLLGALALTGFVFILGRRVPADSP encoded by the coding sequence TTGAGAGGGACTCCGCTTCCTTCCTGGAGATGGCTTTCCGCAGGTGGGATTCTTATTGTCCTCTTCCTTCTTCCGCAGCTGAGCCGTCTTCCGGCGGCGCAGGCCGAATTCCATAACGGATGGGATCGAATCGCACCCCGTCTCGTTCTGGGCCGCGTTCCCACTCAATTTGTCTTTTCTCCGCCACCCGACAAACAGAGAGCCGGCGCCGGCGGAGAATACCGTCTTCTGATTCAGAGAGGCGGTGAAACCGTAAAAGAGCTTCCCCTGGAAGCAAGCGATGAAGGTTATACAACACCGGAGTTTCAAATCGGAGGCTGGGGACACTGCGAAGCGGTGATCGTTGATGCCGCGGGATCGCCCCTTGCCGCCATCGGTTTTACATTGTGGCCCGGTCTCATCACCCTTCTACCCCCTTTCATCGCCATTGCAATGGCCCTCATCACGCGGCAGGTTCTGGTCAGCCTGCTTCTCGGCATCTGGGTCGGAGCCGTCTTTATCAATGGACCGGACATTTTTGCCGGCAGCCTGCGCGCCATCGATACCACCATCGTGGGGGCCATCGCGAACTCGGATCATGTGAAGGTCCTTCTCTTCACCCTTTTTCTCGGCGGTATGGTGGGAGTGATGAGCCGGAGCGGCGGCACCTTGGGAATTGTGCAACGTCTCGCCCGCCGGGCGACCACACCGCGGCGCGGCGCCCTCGCCGCTTGGTTTCTCGGTCTCCTGATCTTCTTCGACGATTATGCCAACACGATCATCATCGGGCCGACCCTCCGCCCCATCACCGACCGCCTGAAATTGAGCCGGGAAAAGTTGGCCTATCTCGTCGATGCGACCGCGGCGCCGGTCGCGAGCATTGCCCTGATCTCGACCTGGATCGGAACGGAAGTCGGACTCATCGGCGACGCCCTTCACGATGTGGGTTCGGAGATGGATGCCTATAAGGTCTTTCTTGAAACCCTGCCATATCGCTTCTATCCCATCCTGGCCCTTGTTTTGGGTTTTCTTGTCGCGGCCACGGGACGGGATTGGGGCCCCATGCTGAAGGCCGAGATCAGAGCCCGAACCGGTCAGGTGCTGCGGCCCGGCGCGCAACCCCTCGCCGACTTCGAGAGCGACGCCCTCCGTCCCAAAAAGGAGGTCGCCCCCCGGCCTATCAACGCCTTGCTTCCAATTCTCGCCGTCGTCGCCGCCACATTAATCGGTCTTTGGTACACAGGATCCCCCGCGGCTGGATCCCCAAGCCTCGCCGACTTCTTCCACCATCCCCAACCGCACCGTCTCGTGGGGGATATCTTTGGCGCGGCCGATTCCTATTCGGCCCTCCTTTGGGCCTCGGCGCTGGGCGGCATCTTGGCTTTGGTTCTCGCTTGGGGTCAGAGGATTCTCGATCTGGGTGAAGGAATTTCAGCTTGGGTCGGAGGCCTCCGTGGGATGCTGCTGGCGGCGATTATCCTGGTCCTGGCCTGGTCCCTCGGGGATATCTGCCGCGAGATTGGAACCTCTCCCTATCTTGTGGGCTTGCTTTCCGAACACTTGAATCCCCATTTCCTGCCCCTTCTCATCTTTATCGTGGCCAGCCTCGTGAGCTTCGCCACAGGCACCTCCTGGGGAACAATGGCGATTCTCATCCCGGTCACCATTCCTCTAGCTATCGAAACCTGTCGTTATCATGGGTTCGATCCGGGACCGGCCCACCGGATCCTTCTGGGATCTCTCTCTAGTATCCTTGCGGGAGCCGTTTTCGGCGATCATTGCTCACCCATATCCGACACCACCGTTCTTTCGTCACTAGCCACATCCTGCGACCATGTCGATCATGTCCGAACCCAACTCCCCTATGCCCTGCTGGCCGGGTTCACCGGAATCGTTCTGGGCGATCTCCCATCCGCCTTTGGGATGAGCCCCTGGTGGTCCCTCCTGCTGGGGGCCCTTGCGTTGACCGGATTCGTTTTTATCCTGGGGCGCCGGGTCCCCGCCGATTCCCCTTGA
- a CDS encoding RNA methyltransferase, with product MTKDLRPDLKSADAEKLSSLRNPRILKLRKWFSRPDRARKEGVILVEGRHPTEEARAAGLELRLVVSSSHIEHVSGAPQLLAALRHGTKSHLHVADNVMETLSSDPSPQGLITVWDRPALAPFPPKPSSASSLIPALAQIQDPANVGSLIRSAAAFGAEGVLILEGTADPFHPKVIRASAGTVLRFPVWELPPEEPLHRALKILSTSGWRLTALSPSGDKDLIPSRMGPSHARILFLGSEGHGLPEILLEASRESFKIPIAPTVESLGVAAAGAVAIYAFKNGSSIKKGGGR from the coding sequence ATGACAAAAGATCTTCGACCGGATTTAAAGAGCGCCGATGCCGAGAAGCTCTCCTCCCTTCGGAACCCCAGAATCTTGAAGCTGCGGAAGTGGTTTTCCCGCCCCGATCGAGCGCGCAAAGAGGGTGTGATCCTCGTCGAGGGGCGCCACCCGACCGAAGAGGCCCGGGCCGCCGGATTGGAGCTGCGTCTCGTCGTCAGCAGCTCCCATATCGAGCATGTCAGTGGGGCGCCACAGCTCCTGGCCGCCCTGCGTCACGGGACGAAATCCCATCTACATGTCGCGGACAATGTTATGGAAACACTCTCAAGTGATCCTTCACCTCAAGGTTTGATCACCGTTTGGGATCGTCCCGCGCTTGCCCCCTTCCCACCCAAACCCTCCAGTGCCAGCAGTCTGATTCCCGCTCTGGCTCAAATTCAGGATCCGGCTAATGTCGGCAGCCTCATTCGCTCCGCCGCCGCTTTTGGTGCGGAGGGTGTCCTCATTCTGGAAGGTACGGCCGATCCCTTCCATCCGAAGGTGATTCGCGCCTCGGCCGGGACGGTGCTTCGGTTCCCTGTCTGGGAACTCCCCCCCGAAGAACCGCTGCACCGCGCCCTCAAGATTCTGTCGACCTCCGGCTGGCGGCTGACCGCCCTATCCCCGAGTGGCGACAAGGATCTGATTCCCTCCCGCATGGGGCCCTCTCATGCCCGCATTCTATTTCTCGGGAGTGAGGGACACGGCCTTCCGGAGATCCTTCTAGAGGCCTCCCGCGAGTCTTTCAAAATCCCCATCGCTCCGACGGTCGAATCGCTCGGTGTCGCGGCCGCGGGCGCCGTCGCGATCTATGCCTTCAAGAATGGTTCGTCTATAAAAAAAGGAGGAGGGCGTTGA
- a CDS encoding AEC family transporter, whose protein sequence is MWESVQTVCLSVGQTFGVVALGFIYGKFKGSQTTILTDVTMSVFLPALALTVILDAKLELATAWQIPAGVLTIMAVSFLGGAVCLRFLKIGSQRGLLLALVIVNSANIPFPLLEPNFGPAGMSLGILCYITTNIIVFTLAIAWVSGRFRPDLLLREPAFVATLTALCMKALHLTLPPVLNETAHITAKGAIPVLLIILGQTLSGVRLQHIRLALMGVFLRFILGLAGGVIAVTLFSLQGLSRDIILFYGMLPSAALTVVLARRYNRDADLVATMVFLTTLFAIVILPLTLILIKSGLPSRIWN, encoded by the coding sequence ATGTGGGAATCGGTTCAGACCGTATGCTTATCCGTCGGACAGACATTCGGTGTCGTGGCCCTCGGTTTCATTTACGGGAAGTTTAAAGGATCACAGACAACGATTCTCACCGATGTCACGATGTCGGTCTTCTTGCCCGCGCTCGCCCTGACGGTCATCCTCGATGCCAAGCTCGAATTGGCGACGGCGTGGCAAATACCGGCCGGTGTCCTGACCATCATGGCCGTTTCCTTTCTGGGAGGAGCGGTCTGTTTACGATTTCTGAAAATCGGCTCTCAGAGGGGCCTCTTATTGGCGCTCGTCATTGTCAATTCCGCCAATATCCCCTTCCCCCTGCTGGAACCCAACTTCGGCCCGGCCGGCATGAGCCTGGGTATCCTCTGCTACATCACGACGAACATTATTGTCTTCACACTGGCAATCGCCTGGGTTTCCGGCCGTTTTCGACCCGATCTGCTCCTGCGCGAACCAGCCTTTGTCGCCACCCTCACCGCGCTTTGCATGAAGGCCCTCCACTTGACATTGCCGCCGGTTCTCAATGAAACCGCCCATATCACCGCGAAGGGCGCGATCCCCGTCCTGTTGATCATTCTAGGGCAGACCTTGTCGGGTGTGCGTCTCCAACACATCCGGCTCGCACTGATGGGTGTCTTCCTCCGTTTTATATTGGGATTGGCGGGCGGCGTTATTGCGGTGACTCTTTTTTCGCTGCAGGGCCTCTCAAGGGATATCATTCTCTTTTACGGCATGCTGCCTTCAGCCGCACTGACCGTTGTCCTTGCCCGCCGTTACAATCGCGACGCCGATTTGGTGGCGACCATGGTCTTCCTGACCACTCTCTTCGCCATTGTCATTCTTCCCCTCACACTCATCCTCATAAAGAGCGGTCTGCCAAGCCGGATTTGGAATTGA
- a CDS encoding acylphosphatase yields MRQFHAIVTGRVQGVCFRMETRDRGLELNLAGYAKNLPDGSVEVVARGEQSRLQEFITYLQEGPRLANVEAVKVTWDTCDEAPNPFTILY; encoded by the coding sequence ATGCGCCAGTTTCACGCCATTGTAACGGGAAGGGTCCAGGGTGTCTGTTTCCGGATGGAAACCCGCGACCGGGGTTTGGAACTCAACCTTGCCGGTTATGCGAAAAATCTTCCTGACGGATCGGTGGAGGTCGTCGCACGCGGGGAACAAAGCAGACTCCAGGAATTTATAACTTACCTGCAGGAAGGGCCCCGATTGGCGAACGTGGAAGCGGTCAAAGTAACTTGGGATACCTGCGATGAGGCGCCCAATCCCTTCACCATTCTCTATTGA
- a CDS encoding ribonuclease H-like domain-containing protein, whose product MTEARRKESPSAAGRLRKAIKGAFPRAKWSEPGRAYGLLTHDMILRSEPGSSGPWPDEAGGGTLFIDLETLGFIGRPLFLIGVLRPLSSKKACLIQYLARDYAEEESILRAFRHHHKSHKIWITFNGKAFDAPFLMERFKYHRLHPLAPGYHLDLLHAARREWRDVLPDCRLKTLESHVCGTWRGEDLDGGKVPEAYHDFVRTGDPTDVVRVLQHNRHDLLTLGKLYRILKPACE is encoded by the coding sequence ATGACTGAGGCACGACGCAAAGAGTCCCCATCGGCGGCCGGGCGGCTGCGAAAAGCTATAAAGGGCGCCTTTCCCCGGGCGAAGTGGAGTGAGCCCGGCCGGGCCTATGGTCTGTTGACCCATGACATGATTCTCAGATCGGAACCTGGATCCTCGGGTCCCTGGCCGGATGAGGCCGGGGGCGGCACCCTCTTTATTGATTTGGAGACCCTGGGATTCATTGGCCGGCCCCTTTTTCTTATTGGTGTTCTTCGTCCCCTGAGCTCGAAAAAGGCGTGCCTTATTCAATATCTGGCCCGGGATTATGCCGAGGAAGAATCCATCCTGCGCGCCTTCAGGCACCATCACAAATCCCATAAGATCTGGATTACCTTTAACGGCAAGGCGTTTGACGCCCCCTTTCTTATGGAAAGGTTCAAGTATCATCGGCTTCATCCTCTCGCACCCGGATATCATTTGGATCTTTTACACGCCGCCAGGCGGGAGTGGCGGGATGTTCTCCCCGATTGCCGGTTGAAGACATTAGAAAGTCATGTCTGCGGCACCTGGAGGGGAGAGGATCTCGACGGGGGCAAGGTGCCCGAGGCTTACCATGATTTTGTGCGCACGGGGGATCCCACGGATGTGGTGCGTGTTCTGCAGCACAACCGGCATGATCTTCTGACGTTGGGAAAGCTGTACCGCATATTGAAACCGGCCTGCGAGTGA
- a CDS encoding DEAD/DEAH box helicase — MGNRAQEIREQLLAQGRQVKEKRPGLSLLDILEGFAQGTGSLVRLETIPAREARMAEPGRPLPEPLRRQLAGSGIETLYLHQARSLDILRNRRNVVVVTGTASGKTLCYNLPVLESLLEDPRRRALYLFPTKALAQDQLKVLRQLGVGALKQVKGEEEPLFRAATYDGDTPGNLRSKIRDEARIVLTNPDMLHAGILPNHARWADFFSRLDTIVLDEIHVYRGVFGSNVGNVFRRLLRILDHYRARPRIVVASATIANPKALAEELTGCPFELVDEDGSPRGKRHFAIWNPPQVMPGGMERRSSNMEARDLMVRLIEEGYQVITFVRARQLTEVLLRYCQEDLSQKGGGLAEKVRAYRGGYLPKERREIEAALFSGELMGVISTNALELGIDVGSLDASILVGYPGTIASAWQQAGRAGRREAESVSVLIGHNLPIDQYLMRHPDYFFAQSPEYAVVDSTNPHILLGHLKCAAYELPLEAKDNRLFGEYAPALRKLLEEYHQVRTIKKRSYFSSTDYPAGAISLRTTSIQSYTIVEGTAGGNRVIGTMDEASAFPQLHPQAVYLHDAETFLVDELNLEERVAYVHRADTDYYTQAVSDTQIMINEIEREKTWNKTPVSFGNVSVTDTVVMFKKIKFGTRESIGYGDVDLPAQVLHTSSCWFTPSIEAIHEVLKWGRAPSEGMLGLSNVLSEVVGLFVMCDRQDVGTTVDAKTTGAQAIFIYDKYPGGLGFASKAYKLLPEILEACRLLVSECECEGGCPSCVGSPIPPFAQQDPDTQGKGKIPDKEAALILIHALLGLKAYKPKGGTIHPVPVESLPIERLPIESQPGERLPGVEKENLERNLRKGDLPDSEAPQEPMKRLPREVERRLRELLEAASNSHPRQKGVEPDPLS, encoded by the coding sequence ATGGGGAACCGCGCCCAGGAAATCCGCGAACAGCTGCTGGCTCAAGGCCGCCAGGTCAAAGAAAAACGTCCCGGCCTCTCACTTCTCGATATTCTTGAGGGGTTCGCTCAGGGAACGGGGAGCCTTGTGCGACTTGAGACCATTCCAGCGCGGGAAGCGAGGATGGCGGAACCGGGACGGCCCCTTCCCGAACCCCTCCGCCGGCAGCTGGCCGGATCGGGAATCGAAACCCTCTATCTTCATCAGGCGCGGTCCCTCGATATTCTGCGAAACCGCCGGAATGTGGTGGTCGTGACGGGGACGGCCAGCGGCAAGACCCTCTGTTATAACCTTCCCGTCCTGGAATCCCTATTGGAGGATCCCCGCCGCCGGGCCCTCTATCTCTTTCCAACAAAGGCGCTGGCCCAGGATCAGCTGAAAGTCCTGCGGCAATTGGGTGTTGGGGCGCTGAAACAGGTTAAGGGGGAGGAGGAACCCCTCTTCCGCGCGGCGACCTATGACGGCGATACACCGGGGAATTTGCGAAGCAAAATCAGAGATGAAGCCCGCATCGTTTTAACAAATCCCGATATGCTGCATGCCGGAATCCTGCCGAATCACGCGCGCTGGGCCGATTTCTTCAGCCGGTTGGATACGATCGTTCTCGATGAGATCCATGTCTATCGGGGTGTCTTTGGTTCGAACGTCGGCAATGTTTTCCGGCGGCTGCTGCGGATCCTGGATCACTACAGGGCGCGGCCCCGGATTGTCGTTGCCTCCGCGACCATCGCCAATCCGAAAGCTCTGGCGGAGGAGTTGACCGGATGCCCCTTCGAATTGGTCGATGAGGACGGATCCCCCAGGGGCAAGCGCCATTTTGCGATTTGGAATCCACCGCAGGTGATGCCGGGAGGGATGGAACGCCGGAGTTCGAATATGGAGGCCCGGGACCTGATGGTGCGTTTGATTGAAGAAGGATATCAGGTCATTACCTTCGTCCGGGCGCGCCAGCTCACCGAAGTTCTTTTGCGCTACTGCCAGGAGGATCTTTCACAAAAGGGCGGGGGATTGGCCGAAAAGGTCCGCGCCTACCGCGGAGGATATTTACCGAAGGAGAGGCGGGAGATCGAGGCGGCCCTCTTCTCGGGTGAACTGATGGGGGTGATCTCCACTAATGCCCTGGAATTGGGGATCGATGTCGGGAGTCTGGACGCGTCGATACTCGTCGGTTATCCGGGTACGATCGCCAGCGCCTGGCAGCAGGCGGGACGGGCCGGACGGCGGGAAGCCGAATCGGTTTCGGTTCTCATCGGACACAACCTGCCCATTGATCAATATCTGATGCGGCACCCCGATTATTTCTTTGCGCAAAGCCCGGAGTATGCCGTCGTCGATTCGACGAATCCGCATATTCTGCTGGGACACCTCAAATGTGCGGCTTATGAGCTTCCCCTCGAAGCGAAGGATAATAGACTTTTCGGCGAATATGCGCCGGCCTTGCGGAAGTTGCTCGAGGAATATCATCAGGTGCGGACGATAAAGAAACGTTCCTATTTCAGCAGTACCGATTATCCGGCCGGCGCCATCAGCCTCCGGACAACTTCTATCCAGTCTTATACAATTGTTGAGGGAACGGCGGGCGGCAATCGTGTCATCGGCACGATGGATGAGGCGAGCGCTTTTCCACAGCTGCATCCACAAGCCGTTTACCTGCATGATGCCGAGACATTTCTTGTCGACGAGTTGAACCTCGAAGAGCGTGTCGCCTATGTTCATCGGGCGGATACCGACTATTACACACAGGCCGTCAGCGATACCCAAATTATGATCAACGAAATTGAACGCGAGAAGACCTGGAACAAGACGCCGGTCTCCTTCGGCAATGTTTCGGTGACCGACACGGTGGTGATGTTCAAGAAGATCAAATTCGGGACACGCGAGTCGATCGGATACGGGGATGTCGATTTGCCGGCGCAAGTCCTGCACACATCATCCTGTTGGTTCACGCCTTCAATAGAAGCGATACACGAAGTCCTGAAATGGGGCCGGGCGCCGTCCGAGGGAATGCTCGGCCTCTCCAATGTTCTCTCAGAAGTCGTCGGGCTTTTTGTCATGTGTGACCGGCAGGATGTGGGGACAACCGTCGACGCGAAGACGACCGGGGCGCAGGCGATCTTTATCTACGATAAATATCCCGGTGGATTGGGTTTTGCGTCCAAAGCCTACAAGCTTCTCCCGGAGATCCTCGAGGCCTGCCGGCTCTTGGTGAGTGAATGCGAGTGCGAGGGGGGGTGTCCCTCCTGTGTTGGATCGCCGATTCCACCCTTTGCGCAGCAGGACCCCGATACGCAGGGGAAGGGAAAGATCCCCGACAAAGAGGCCGCCCTCATCCTGATTCATGCCCTGCTGGGTCTAAAGGCCTACAAGCCGAAGGGAGGGACGATTCACCCGGTGCCGGTGGAGAGTCTGCCGATTGAGAGATTGCCGATTGAGAGTCAACCTGGGGAGCGTCTACCTGGGGTCGAAAAGGAGAATCTTGAGAGGAATCTTCGGAAAGGGGATCTCCCGGACAGTGAAGCCCCGCAGGAGCCGATGAAACGGCTACCGCGCGAGGTGGAACGGCGGCTGCGGGAGTTGCTCGAAGCGGCGTCTAATAGTCATCCTCGGCAAAAGGGTGTGGAGCCCGACCCTCTTTCTTGA
- a CDS encoding PIG-L family deacetylase produces the protein MKETPCDVVVFGPHPDDAEMVMAGTMIRMVRCGYRVLNVSLTRGEMGTYGDVETRREEFLKANALMGTEGVLLDFPDTGVVNDREGRLKIASFVRKQRPRVVFAPYHTNPYTHLDGSANVDHSPAGELVRDGLKLARFRRLLPELTPHNVQRIFYYMIPKDHRPTFVVDVSDLKEEIHAAIKAYATQMSIHREQIKILDMLDAIRAFHGLRIDRPLAEAFLSEEALKLEVDDFFHI, from the coding sequence ATGAAAGAAACGCCTTGTGATGTCGTGGTTTTCGGGCCGCATCCTGATGATGCCGAGATGGTGATGGCCGGGACGATGATCCGAATGGTCCGGTGCGGCTACAGGGTTCTCAATGTGAGCCTCACGCGCGGGGAGATGGGAACCTACGGGGATGTGGAAACCCGCCGGGAGGAGTTCCTCAAGGCGAATGCCCTCATGGGGACAGAAGGGGTCCTGCTCGATTTCCCCGATACGGGCGTGGTCAACGACAGGGAAGGGAGATTGAAGATCGCATCCTTCGTCCGGAAACAGAGACCCCGTGTCGTCTTTGCGCCGTACCACACCAATCCCTATACGCATCTCGACGGATCGGCCAATGTGGATCATTCCCCCGCCGGTGAGCTCGTGCGCGACGGGCTCAAACTCGCCCGCTTCCGGCGGCTGCTTCCCGAGTTGACGCCCCACAACGTGCAAAGGATCTTCTATTACATGATCCCCAAGGATCACCGCCCCACATTTGTCGTCGATGTCAGCGACTTGAAGGAAGAGATTCACGCCGCCATCAAGGCCTATGCGACACAAATGAGCATCCACCGCGAGCAAATCAAGATTTTGGATATGCTGGATGCGATACGCGCTTTTCACGGGCTTCGTATCGACCGTCCGCTGGCGGAGGCCTTCCTCAGTGAAGAGGCTTTGAAACTTGAGGTTGACGATTTCTTTCACATTTAA